A part of Populus alba chromosome 8, ASM523922v2, whole genome shotgun sequence genomic DNA contains:
- the LOC118033540 gene encoding BTB/POZ domain-containing protein At1g50280 — MPQLCDLAINVNGQQTFFINQKILSAYSEKLKKIVRREKRKSQIKNSIIEIDDFPGGPDGFELVSRFCYNHGEIKITVSNVALLHFCAVFLGMTENVSTSNLLKQTETFLDGMIYWSWQDTVSCLKSCELFLTNADSSGLVEKLIFSLLGKISYNTDIATLAASSSSSSSSSETASRFRFSSPSKTTPESTKPGSSSKQWWFDDLIILPPMIIEKVIKNMGAYGTDNDSLILTKSLLHFLKMAVLQCKSGAKRAALYSRSAYAGLADTAVHGVISMSCSFSCRGLFSVLRIVSGFGLSKDCRAKLEMLIGGMLDQATLDDLLVSGHDRGVFDVNLVLRLMRIFVHSDLLSSQKLKKVGTLIDKYLCEISPDQNLKASKVLGVAESLPDSARDSFDGVYKAIDIYLESHPTLPFAERSRLCRCLNYEKMSLEACKDLAKNPRIPPDVAVEALKLQHSKISKGEYSVRVKDLKGPSMINSSGMVLYNGDVESLSPENQDTRMNMQWRVMELEKACREMRRRMPKLVGHDVNVMRGTTPYYSRSPLPKLC, encoded by the exons ATGCCACAGCTCTGTGATCTTGCAATTAATGTCAATGGTCAACAAACATTCTTTATCAATCAG AAAATTCTATCAGCATATTCAGAAAAGCTAAAGAAGATCGTCAGGcgagaaaagagaaaatcccAGATTAAGAATTCAATTATTGAAATTGATGACTTCCCCGGAGGCCCAGATGGGTTTGAGCTGGTTTCAAGATTCTGCTACAATCATGGCGAAATCAAAATCACAGTTTCAAATGTGGCTCTTCTCCATTTCTGTGCAGTATTTCTTGGCATGACCGAGAATGTATCCACGAGCAATCTCTTGAAGCAGACAGAGACATTTCTTGATGGAATGATTTACTGGTCTTGGCAAGATACAGTTTCCTGTCTCAAAAGCTGTGAGTTATTCCTTACAAATGCGGATTCATCTGGGCTTGTAGAAAAGCTCATTTTTTCACTACTGGGAAAGATTTCATATAACACAGATATTGCAACTCTTGCtgcttcctcttcttcctcttcatcatcttctgaAACTGCATCTAGGTTCAGGTTTTCTTCCCCGTCTAAAACCACTCCTGAGTCAACTAAGCCAGGTTCATCGAGCAAACAATGGTGGTTTGATGATCTGATCATATTACCTCCAATGATTATTGAAAAggtaataaaaaacatggggGCTTATGGAACTGACAACGATAGCTTAATCCTCACAAAATCCCTACTCCATTTCCTGAAAATGGCAGTACTTCAATGCAAAAGTGGAGCAAAAAGAGCTGCTCTGTATTCAAGATCAGCCTACGCTGGTCTTGCAGACACTGCTGTCCACGGGGTGATTTCTATGAGCTGTTCATTTTCTTGCAGAGGCCTGTTTTCAGTATTGAGGATTGTGTCTGGATTTGGTCTGAGCAAAGATTGCAGAGCTAAGCTGGAGATGTTGATAGGTGGGATGCTTGACCAAGCAACATTGGATGACTTGCTTGTCTCTGGCCATGATAGAGGTGTTTTTGATGTTAATCTGGTATTGAGATTGATGAGAATATTTGTTCATAGTGATTTGCTGTCCTCACAGAAGTTGAAGAAGGTTGGCACATTGATTGACAAGTACTTGTGTGAAATATCTCCCGATCAAAACCTTAAGGCCTCAAAAGTTCTAGGAGTTGCAGAAAGTTTACCAGATTCCGCAAGAGATAGCTTTGATGGGGTCTACAAAGCCATTGATATCTATCTTGAG TCTCACCCAACACTCCCATTTGCGGAGCGATCAAGATTATGCAGATGCCTTAACTACGAGAAGATGAGTCTTGAAGCATGCAAAGACCTTGCCAAGAATCCAAGAATCCCTCCAGATGTTGCAGTTGAAGCACTCAAGCTACAACATTCTAAAATATCAAAAGGTGAGTACTCTGTCCGTGTCAAAGACTTGAAGGGTCCAAGCATGATCAATTCCTCCGGGATGGTCTTGTACAATGGCGATGTTGAGAGTCTTTCACCGGAGAACCAAGACACGAGGATGAACATGCAATGGAGGGTCATGGAGTTGGAGAAGGCATGCAGGGAGATGAGGCGTCGGATGCCAAAGTTGGTCGGTCATGATGTCAATGTCATGAGGGGTACTACCCCTTATTATAGCCGATCGCCATTGCCTAAACTCTGTTAA